In Candidatus Eisenbacteria bacterium, the DNA window CCCTTTAATCTTGAGAAGATGGCCGCGGTGATCCGCAAGGGGATCGATTATCAGCATCTGCAGGCGGAGAATGTTGAATTAACCCGGAGGCTCGACAGGAAATACGGATTCCACAATATCCTCGGCGATTCCGCCTCGATGTCCAAGGTTTTCAAAAAAATCCGCCAGGTCGCCCCCGGATCGGAGACGATACTGCTTATAGGCGAGGATGGAACGGGGAAAGACCTTATCGCCTCATCCATTCATCATAACAGCCCGCACCGCAGCGCGCCCTTTATCAAACTCAGTTGCGAGGCCCTCGCTGAGAATCTGATGGAAGCGGAATTGTTCGGTGAATTCTCGCGGAATGCCCCTGGTCTTGGGAGAACGGGCAAAGGATGTCTTGAATTGGTGGCGGGAGGGACCCTCTTTCTCGATGAGGTAACGAATCTGAGCCTCGCGATTCAAAAGAGGTTGTTGGATATTTTGGAGCGGGGGGAATATAAGATTCCCGGGCGTGCGAAACCGCAACCGGTGAAATTTCGTACCATTGCCACGTCGAGTGAAGATCTCCGGATACGGGTTGATGGGGGTCTTTTTCTCGAGAAACTTTATCAGCGGCTCTCCCGGGTGCAGATCGATCTGCCGCCCCTACGGCGCCGCAGGACGGATATCCCGCTCCTTGTACGGCATTTCCTTGAGGAAGCCAATCGCGCCCTCAATACCTCGGTTCAAGAGTTCACACGGCCATCGATGGATCGTCTGACTCAATATGATTGGCCCGGAAATATCCGGGAATTGAAAAGCATGATCCGCCAACTTGTCGAGGCGAAGAGAAGCGGCAAGATTGAGCTCTACGCCCTCCCGGTGAGGGTCCGGACCGCTCTTCCGCCCGGTTCCGATCTGCATCTTCGGGTCGGAATGTCCCTGACGGAGATAGAACGGGCGGTCATGCGGGAGACTCTGGTCCGGTGCAATTGGAATCGGCGGCAAACCGCGCGAATGCTCGGTATCGGGCTGCGCACTCTCTATAGAAAGATCAAAGAATACGATATTCGTTCTCCGATTGAGGAACTTCCCGGCCCGCCCCACGTGCCGGAATGACACCCCTCCGCCCGGATCCCGCCGTCTCAAAACGATGAAAGCGCCCACCCCACACGAGCTTTGCCGGATCTTCATTTTTTAGTAGGCGTATGGAGAATTAAACGGGTGCCAATATGGCACCATTAAAATTTCTATGGAACCTCTCAAGCTGGCGTTTGTATATTATTTAAGTTCACTTGGTTACAAAGGTGAATAAAAGATTTGACAGCTGAGCTTGATTTGTTAGTATCAAATCCATGAGTCGGGTGCCAAAATGACACTTCGATTCTTGGGGCGCTGAGAGGGCGCCAATTCATTTGTCTCCAATAAATCTGATGATGAGGAGGTTTAGCTATGGCGACTAAGAGTTTGAAGATTCGGCCTCTCGGAGATCGAATCCTGGTCAAGAGGATGGAAGAAGCAGAGCAGTCCCGTGGCGGGATCATTATTCCCGATACGGCGAAAGAGAAGCCGATGCAGGGTGAAGTCGTGGCTGTGGGCCCGGGCCGGACTCTCGAGGACGGAAAAGTTCAGAAGATGGAAGTCAAGAAGGGTGACCGGATTCTCATGAGCAAATATTCCGGCACTGAAGTCGCCATTGACGGCGAAGAGTTTCTCATCATGCGGGAAGACGACGTTCTTGGCGTCATTCAGTAATGATCCACCCGTATTGATTTAATCGTGCGATGTGATGAGCCAACGCATTTATAGATTGGATCCCATCACACATTTGAAATAGGAGGGAGTCTTAGAATGCCTGCAAAGCAATTACTCTTTCAAGAAGAGGCCCGGCGCAAAATCATGGAAGGTGTGGAGCAATTGGCCCATGCCGTGAAGGTTACACTGGGGCCCCGCGGCCGGAATGTTGTTCTCGATAAGAAGTGGGGTTCACCCACGATCACAAAAGACGGCGTCACAGTGGCGAAAGAGATCTCCTTGGAAGATCCCTATCAAAATATGGGTGCTCAAATGGTGAAGGAAGTCGCCTCCAAGACCAGCGATGTCGCCGGTGACGGTACCACCACGGCTACCGTTCTTGCCGAAGCGATCTTCCGTGAAGGTTTGCGGAATGTGACCGCCGGCTGCAATCCGATGCATATCAAGCGCGGGATTGAGCAGGCGGTATTGGCTATCACCAAGGAGTTGGAGCGGATCAGCCGCAAGGTGAACGATCGCGAGCAAATTTCCCAAGTCGCGACCATCTCCGCCAATGGCGACAGCTCGATCGGTAACATCATCGCCGACGCGATGGATAAGGTCGGCAAAGACGGCACCATCACCGTCGAAGAAGCCAAGTCGATGGAAACGAGCCTCGATGTCGTCGAGGGTATGCAGTTTGACAATGGCTATCTCTCGCCATACTTCATCACCGATAAAGACACGATGGAGTGCAATCTCGAGAATTGTTTCGTACTCCTTCATGAGAAGAAGATCTCCAGCCTCAAGGACATCCTCCCGCTGCTCGAGAAGGTGAGCCAGGCCGGACGTCCTCTGCTGATCGTCTCTGAAGATGTTGAAGCGGAAGCCCTCGCCACATTGGTCGTCAACAAGCTGCGCGGCACCATTCAAGCCTGCGCTGTGAAGGCACCTGGATTCGGTGATCGGCGGAAGGCGATGCTCGAGGATATATCAACCCTGACCGGTGGCATGGTTATCAGTGAGGAATTGGGCCGCAAGCTCGAGACCGTCACTCTCAGCGATCTCGGTACCGCGAAGCGCGTCAGCGTTTCGAAGGAGAACACCACGATCATCGAGGGCGCCGGGAAGTCGGCCGACATCAAGGCCCGCACCGAACTCATCCGCCGTCAAATTGAGGAATCAACCTCAGACTATGATCGCGAGAAGCTCCAAGAGCGTCTGGCCAAGCTGGCCGGTGGCGTGGCCGTCATCAATGTCGGCGCCGCCACAGAGACCGAGATGAAGGAAAAGAAGGCCCGCGTCGAGGATGCCCTCCATGCGACCCGTGCCGCGGTCGAGGAAGGAATCGTTCCTGGCGGCGGTGTGGCCCTGATCCGGTGCGCCCCGGTGCTGGATGCGATCAAGCTCGAGGGTGATGAGCTGGTCGGCGTCAACATCATCCGCCGCGCCTTGGAAGAGCCGCTCAGAATCCTGACCAACAATGCCGGTCTTGAGGGTTCCGTCGTGGTTCAGGAAGTGAAGAGGCAGAAGAAGATGAGCATGGGCTACGACGTCGATCGCGACGAGTATGTCGATATGCTCAGCTCCGGGATTATTGACCCCACAAAGGTCACCCGGACAGCGCTTCAGAACGCCGCCTCCATCGCCGGACTGCTCCTTACCACCGAGGCTCTGGTGGCTGAGATCCCGGAGAAGACAGCTCCGGCTCCGGCCATGCCCGGTGGCGGTGATATGGGAATGTACTAAACCTAAGCAGGACAAGCAGTACGAGAGAGGGACCGGTCTCAAGCCGGTCCCTCTCTTTAGTGCGTGCGCCCGGCAGGGCGGCCGGTCCCATGCCCCGTCGATCGGCTATCGCATTCATTCCAGAAAAACCGGAAGATCTCCAACGCTTCGCCCGATAATGAGCATGAATCAATGTCTGGCCAACAAGTGTGGCCGATATGGGTCTTATGGCCCATGGAATGCAGAGAGATGTCCAGAAAGAGGTGAAGCTATGAGAGGGTTCTGTCTTGTCGTTATGCTGCTGATCCTTACATCCGGGGTTGCTGTTGCGGGCCCCAACGCCGGGGTTGTACTTTCGGTGCAGGGCAACGTCGATGGCGCGGCGACGAATGGTTCTCCATGCACTGAAATTGCGCTTCCAGCGGCGTGTGAAGATTTGATCCCGAGCGCGACAGACGATGTTGATGGGGTTTCCTGGTACTTGGTTGTCGTCGTCTCGCCGCCGGAGAATACGCCCAATTTCAATACCGTTGTTTTTGGACTCGGCGATTATACAGCAAGCAATACCTATATTGGATTCTACGGTCCTTGCGTTACCGGAGCGCTCGAGATCTCGACGCAAGACTGGCCCAATCCGAACCAGGGTACAGCCGTGAGTTGGGCGCCCAATTGTATAAATGGGATCATGGAGCCGGTCTATTATTTTGGCGTCTACGCGTACAGCGCCGGAAACATCCCTCTGGCGGTCCATCCGGTGCAGGGCGGAGTAGTAGTTGATTGTTCAGCCAACCCCACGACCGACGATTTGGAGGGATTTGGCGTGATGGGCGTCGGCGGGAATGCCGGATCCAACCCGGAATGTCCCGGCGGTGTACAACCCGAGCCGGGCGCCTGCTGCTTTGGTCCCGACTGTGTCCTGCTGCTCGAGACGCAGTGTGTGGAGCAAGCTGGGGATTGGTATGGCGGCGCTTGCAATCCGGACGGCTCTCCCTGCCCACCAGACCCAAATCCAGTCCAGGAGACAACGTGGGGCAGCATAAAGGTCGTCTATGAGTAATTGTTAGTGAGTCATTGATAACCTAAACCAGTCGCCCCTGTTAGGGGTGCGTATCAAGTTTTATAAAGATCCCCGGCTCCATGGTGAGTTGGGGATCTCTTTTATGTGCAGGATAAGTAGGCTAACACTCAATCCCTCTGTGGATTGGGCATGCGCGCCTCAGATCGGCAGGCATCGATATCCCTTGTTTTAAACCCCGGAACAGACTATACTGTTCGTGGATGATGTGGGTGCGGTCTTTCCCCCTGAATTGTGACATTGGGGAGGAGTCGGCCATGAGGGTTCCTATCCATATATTTCGTACCATGGTGATTTTAGCACTTACCGTCGGAATCGTCTCAGCCGGGCCCAACCAAGGCGTCCGTTTATACGTTCAGGGTAATGTGAATGGTATGAATACGAGTGGCCATGTTTGCACCGACATCCCGATTCCTTCCACCTGTGAAGAAATAGATTCGAGCGCCATGCCGGATAGTAGCGGCATTAGCTGGTATTTGGCGGTGGTGCTTTCTTCCCCTGTGAACACACCCAATTTCAACACGGTGGTCTTTGGTCTGGGTCCCTATGATCCGCATACCGATGGCGATATCATCTATTGTGGTCCGTGCATTGCCGGCGCACTTGAGATATCCACGGCCGGGTGGCCCGGCCCCGGTGAAGGAACGGCCATGAGCTGGGCTCCTGATTGCTCGTACAGCTATATAGAGCCGATCTATTACTTCGGTACTTATAACTATGGCGGTGTGATTCCGTTGACTGCTCATCCCGTACAGGGTGGAGGGGTGGTGGACTGCTCGGCAAATCCGCAGGAGGATAGCTTTGAAGCATACGGTGAGATTGGAGGCGATAATCCCCTTTGCTGGGCTCCCCCGCCCGCCCCGGGCGCCTGCTGCTTTGGTCCCGACTGTGTCCTGCTGCTCGAATGGCAGTGTTGGGAGCAATCTGGGGTTTGGTATGGCGGCGCTTGCAATCCGGACGGCTCTCCCTGCCCACCAGACCCAACTCCAGTCCAGGAGACAACGTGGGGGAGCATAAAGGTCATCTATGAGTAATTAGTGAGTCATTGATAACCTAAACCAGTCGCCCCTGTTAGGGGTGCGTATCAAGTTTTATAAAGATCCCCGGCTCCATGGTGAGTTGGGGATCTCCTTTATGTGCAGGATAAGTAGGCTAACACTCAATCCCTCTGTGGATTGGGCATGCGCGCCTCAGATCGGCAGGCGCCCATCTCCCCTTGCTTTAAGCGCCGGAGGAGACTATACTGTTCGTGGATGATGTGAGTGTGATCTTTTCCGCTGAATTGTGACATTGGGAAGGTGTCGGCCATGAGGGTTCCTATCCATATATTTTGTACCATGGTGATTTTAGCACTTACCGTCGGAATCGTCTCAGCCGGCCCCAATGAGGGCGTTGTCCTTGCCGTGCAAGGAAATGTTCTTGGCCAGCAAGTTGATAGTCACAGCTCTCCCTGCGATATTGACATTCCAGTGGATTGTGAGGATATGGACACGCATGCGGTTCCATATTATGGCGCCAGCTGGTATCTGGCGGTTGTTGTCTCCCCTCCTGAAAACACACCCAATTTCAGCACCGTCGTATTCGGTCTAGGCGACTTCAATATGGCAGAAAATTATATCGCCTTCACCGGCTCCTGTGTCCATGGGGCTCTCGAAGTCACCACGGCCGGGTGGCCCGGCCCCGGTGAAGGAACGGCCATGAGTTGGGCTCCTGATTGCTTGTACGGCTATATGGAGCCGGTCTATTACTTTGGCACCTACAACTACAATGATGGCGTCATTCCCTTGGGAGTCCATCCTGTCCAAGGCGGAGTGGTGGTGAATTGCTCGGAAGATCCCGAAATGGATTCTTTCGAGGGATTCGGCGCGATGGAAGGCGACAACCCCGCTTGTCCATTCGTACCCGAGCCGACTCCAGCGAAATGGACAACTTGGGGGAGGATCAAGGGCATTTATCGTTAAACCAAACCTGAAAGGATGAAGCTATGAGATGGTTTATCATTTCGATTGTGATCACAGCACTTGCATCCGGCGCCGCTTTTGCCGGTCCCAACGCCGGTGCTCGCCTGATGGTTCAGGGTAATGTTAATGGTGTGAGTACGAATGGCTTTATTTGCGCCGACATTCCGATTCCTTCGACCTGTGAAGAGATGGATCCCAGCGCTATACCTGATTCAGAGACATCCTTGTATTGGTATTTAGCGGTTGTGGTTTCTCCCCCCGATAACACACCCAATTTCAATACCATCGTCTTCGGCCTGGGGGATTACATAACGGCGGATACATATATTGGGTATTGGGGTCCGTGTATTGCCGGCGCGCTTGAGATCTCCACAGATGGTTGGCCATTTCCTGGCGAGGGTACGGCGGTGAGCTGGACTCCTGATTGCGTGTACGGCTATATGGAGCCGGTCTATTACTTCGGCGTTTATGGTTATGCCGCCGGCGATATTCCGCTGGATGTTCATCCCATTCAGGGCGGCGTTGTTGTTGACTGTTCGGTGGATCCTCAATCCGACGATTTTTTTGGGTTCGGCGCCATGGGTGTGGCCGGCAGTCCCGGCTCCAACCCCTACTGCCCCGGCTTGGAACCGGCTCCCGGCGCCTGCTGTTTTGGCCCCACCGTCTGTGTGATGCTGCTCGAAGAGGATTGTCTGAGCGAGGGTGGTGAGTGGTATGGTGGTGACTGCGAGGATGCGCCTTGTGGTCCGAACCCAACTCAGACGACAACCTGGGGGAGCATCAAGAGCGTTTATCGTTAAACAGGTGGACCGCGCCGGCGATCTTGTCAGCCACCTTGCAGAGTGATCCGCTCCTGGATATGATACACAGGAGCTCCGCTATGACTTGATGGATTCACTCTAAAAGGGACTGAGATGAGAAAGAAGATCCTGCCCACACTCTTCATCACGCTCGCTCTTGCCGTGGGGGGATGGGGGCTGGCCTGTCAGATGGGCCGGGGAACGCCTCCTCAGATAAACGTGCTGCTGATCACCCTTGATACAACCCGTGCCGACTATCTCGGCATATACGGCCATGACAAGCCGACGAGCCCCAATATTGATAAACTCGCTGAAGAAGCCGCCGTGTTCGATTGCGCCATCGCCCAGGCCGCGGTGACACCCGTTTCCCACGCCTCGATTCTGACAGGTTTAAATCCCTACAATCATCGACTGCGGGTTCTTCACGGGCTGACGGAAAATGTCCTTGAAGAAGACCAGACGACACTGGCCGATTTTTGGAAGAACGCGGGCGGGCAGGCCTCAGCCTTCGTCAGCGCTTTCCCGGTCAGCGCCTCCTTCGGTTTGGATCAGGGGTTCGACCCTTTCGATCAGACATTCCCTCAGGCCGACGGGGAAGGGGTTGTCACCCAAGCCGGTTCGATCAATACGGGAAAGAGCCAGCGCCGGGCCGATGCGACGACCGACGCGGCGCTCGATTGGCTGCAGAACGGCATGACGCCGGACAAACCGTTTTTTATGTGGGTCCACTACTTTGATCCCCATGACACCCTTGTCCTGCCGCCGCAGGATCAGCTCGATGGCATGCTTGACGGCCCCTTCAAGGCTGCATCAGAAGAACGAAAGGATATTCTTCGAGCCATTTACAATTGTGAAATTCATTATATGGATGAGCAGATCGGCCGGCTCTTCGATGCTTTCAAGAATAAGAAGTGCTGGGAGACGACGATGATCGTTGTCGTGGCGGATCATGGGGAAGGATTGGGGGATCATAATTGGTGGTCGCACGGCCTGCTCTATGCAGAGCAGATCCGGGTTCCTCTTCTCATTAAGATCCCCGGGGCGTTGGGCGGAAAGCGGATCCCTTCTCTGGTGCGAACGATTGATCTGATGCCGACCATCCTGCAAGCGGCCGGAATCGAAGAGGAGCGATGGCCCGCAATGGACGGCGAGTCGCTCATACCGACAATGCAGTCCGGCCATACCCCTTCGGCGCTGACCGCCTATAGCGAGTCGGTGAACATCATGAATTATGGCCGGCCCGATATCATGAACATTTGGGATCGGAAAGACGACAAACTCTACTGCCTCACCACGGCGACGGGGAAGTTGATCTACCATCAGCTGAAACCGGAGAAGAGCGAGTTTTATAATTTAATAAATGATCCGCACGAACTGGCGAACCTGATTGGGCAGGATTCTCAAGAAAGAGACGCCCTGACCAGAACGCTGCAGGCGATGAATATCTTCTCTGAGCATATGCCGGGAATGACGGCTACCGATCTCGAGCGGGCCCGCCGTTTGAAGGGGCTGGGATACATTGAGTAACGCCCTGCCGCCGGGAACCGGCTTTTTATTGGAAAGGGCATATAATGGCGGCCACT includes these proteins:
- the groES gene encoding co-chaperone GroES; the encoded protein is MATKSLKIRPLGDRILVKRMEEAEQSRGGIIIPDTAKEKPMQGEVVAVGPGRTLEDGKVQKMEVKKGDRILMSKYSGTEVAIDGEEFLIMREDDVLGVIQ
- the groL gene encoding chaperonin GroEL (60 kDa chaperone family; promotes refolding of misfolded polypeptides especially under stressful conditions; forms two stacked rings of heptamers to form a barrel-shaped 14mer; ends can be capped by GroES; misfolded proteins enter the barrel where they are refolded when GroES binds); this translates as MPAKQLLFQEEARRKIMEGVEQLAHAVKVTLGPRGRNVVLDKKWGSPTITKDGVTVAKEISLEDPYQNMGAQMVKEVASKTSDVAGDGTTTATVLAEAIFREGLRNVTAGCNPMHIKRGIEQAVLAITKELERISRKVNDREQISQVATISANGDSSIGNIIADAMDKVGKDGTITVEEAKSMETSLDVVEGMQFDNGYLSPYFITDKDTMECNLENCFVLLHEKKISSLKDILPLLEKVSQAGRPLLIVSEDVEAEALATLVVNKLRGTIQACAVKAPGFGDRRKAMLEDISTLTGGMVISEELGRKLETVTLSDLGTAKRVSVSKENTTIIEGAGKSADIKARTELIRRQIEESTSDYDREKLQERLAKLAGGVAVINVGAATETEMKEKKARVEDALHATRAAVEEGIVPGGGVALIRCAPVLDAIKLEGDELVGVNIIRRALEEPLRILTNNAGLEGSVVVQEVKRQKKMSMGYDVDRDEYVDMLSSGIIDPTKVTRTALQNAASIAGLLLTTEALVAEIPEKTAPAPAMPGGGDMGMY
- a CDS encoding sigma-54 dependent transcriptional regulator: MALQDTTHHQTQIPQLLLLIEKEAEGSRIKAFLEREAFHVFFVSTNETAYNVIDKAQLDILITQIDGHHIDGMKLLELARQHNPEICIILLAEAQEVGKATRAMAEGVYDFQIRPFNLEKMAAVIRKGIDYQHLQAENVELTRRLDRKYGFHNILGDSASMSKVFKKIRQVAPGSETILLIGEDGTGKDLIASSIHHNSPHRSAPFIKLSCEALAENLMEAELFGEFSRNAPGLGRTGKGCLELVAGGTLFLDEVTNLSLAIQKRLLDILERGEYKIPGRAKPQPVKFRTIATSSEDLRIRVDGGLFLEKLYQRLSRVQIDLPPLRRRRTDIPLLVRHFLEEANRALNTSVQEFTRPSMDRLTQYDWPGNIRELKSMIRQLVEAKRSGKIELYALPVRVRTALPPGSDLHLRVGMSLTEIERAVMRETLVRCNWNRRQTARMLGIGLRTLYRKIKEYDIRSPIEELPGPPHVPE
- a CDS encoding sulfatase-like hydrolase/transferase — protein: MRKKILPTLFITLALAVGGWGLACQMGRGTPPQINVLLITLDTTRADYLGIYGHDKPTSPNIDKLAEEAAVFDCAIAQAAVTPVSHASILTGLNPYNHRLRVLHGLTENVLEEDQTTLADFWKNAGGQASAFVSAFPVSASFGLDQGFDPFDQTFPQADGEGVVTQAGSINTGKSQRRADATTDAALDWLQNGMTPDKPFFMWVHYFDPHDTLVLPPQDQLDGMLDGPFKAASEERKDILRAIYNCEIHYMDEQIGRLFDAFKNKKCWETTMIVVVADHGEGLGDHNWWSHGLLYAEQIRVPLLIKIPGALGGKRIPSLVRTIDLMPTILQAAGIEEERWPAMDGESLIPTMQSGHTPSALTAYSESVNIMNYGRPDIMNIWDRKDDKLYCLTTATGKLIYHQLKPEKSEFYNLINDPHELANLIGQDSQERDALTRTLQAMNIFSEHMPGMTATDLERARRLKGLGYIE